A single genomic interval of Vibrio maritimus harbors:
- a CDS encoding 5-carboxymethyl-2-hydroxymuconate Delta-isomerase, with the protein MPHFIMEFSPNIESDIDIPELMKVIHREAIETGVFPKGGIRTRAVKSDYYLVADEDPNNRFIHLTAKVGVGRDLEVRRQAAERIFNVFCDYLQPTFDSQYLSIGFEMIELHPELNYKKNNIHQKLAANNNA; encoded by the coding sequence ATGCCACATTTTATTATGGAATTTTCACCAAATATTGAGTCGGATATCGATATTCCCGAGCTGATGAAAGTGATTCACCGAGAAGCCATCGAAACAGGCGTATTTCCAAAAGGTGGAATTCGAACCCGAGCCGTTAAGAGCGACTATTACCTCGTTGCCGACGAAGACCCAAACAATCGCTTTATACATCTCACGGCAAAAGTGGGAGTAGGGCGAGACCTTGAGGTTCGCCGCCAAGCGGCAGAGCGAATCTTTAACGTGTTTTGTGACTATTTACAGCCAACGTTTGATAGCCAGTATCTCAGCATTGGTTTTGAGATGATCGAGCTGCATCCAGAGCTGAATTACAAGAAGAACAATATTCATCAGAAGCTAGCGGCGAACAACAACGCTTGA
- a CDS encoding AEC family transporter, giving the protein MLSLGHLNHVVMTILPVFLVIGLGYLASKQKIIPENGHKALAAFVFNFGLPAAIFSALSTRPLFEIWNADYLLVYTIGSLLAFILVAVVSALVLQKNLTESVVLGLGGSFSNSLLIGFPIIFFLFGTQALVPFSLTLVVENLIMLPLLLTLADITNGGGGSQLTEKMKATFFSLAKNPVVMAIVLGMSVSALGIKTPETATHIVDMLANTVTGVALFTIGGGLVGVSVRGRKKEIGTVMLGKLLIHPLLLLIMILLWFDLEPTMAAVAVILASMPMFGVYAVIGQKYNMGAICSAVLLPTTIFAMVTVSLVTASVIMIFSLY; this is encoded by the coding sequence ATGCTGTCACTAGGGCATTTGAATCATGTGGTGATGACTATTCTTCCTGTTTTTCTCGTTATTGGCCTGGGCTACCTTGCTTCTAAACAAAAAATTATTCCGGAAAATGGTCACAAGGCGCTTGCGGCGTTTGTGTTTAACTTCGGATTGCCAGCGGCCATTTTCAGTGCTCTAAGCACCAGACCGCTCTTTGAAATTTGGAATGCGGACTATTTGCTGGTTTACACCATAGGCTCTCTGCTCGCTTTCATATTGGTCGCTGTGGTGAGTGCGTTAGTTCTACAAAAGAACCTCACAGAAAGCGTGGTGCTAGGACTCGGTGGGAGTTTTTCAAACAGTTTACTTATCGGTTTTCCGATCATTTTCTTTCTGTTCGGAACACAAGCATTAGTGCCGTTTTCGCTCACTCTCGTGGTGGAAAACTTAATAATGCTACCGCTACTCCTTACGCTCGCAGACATTACAAACGGCGGTGGCGGTAGTCAGTTAACTGAGAAAATGAAAGCAACGTTTTTTAGCCTGGCTAAGAACCCGGTCGTGATGGCGATAGTGCTAGGCATGTCTGTATCAGCGCTTGGGATAAAAACGCCCGAAACCGCAACCCATATCGTTGACATGTTAGCAAATACAGTCACAGGTGTGGCCTTGTTTACCATAGGGGGCGGTCTGGTTGGCGTCAGTGTTCGCGGACGCAAGAAGGAAATCGGCACGGTGATGCTGGGCAAGCTGCTTATACACCCTTTGCTGTTGCTAATAATGATTCTGCTTTGGTTTGACCTTGAGCCGACTATGGCTGCCGTTGCCGTAATTTTGGCAAGCATGCCTATGTTTGGTGTCTACGCCGTGATTGGACAGAAATACAACATGGGAGCCATCTGCTCAGCAGTGCTGCTTCCAACCACCATTTTTGCAATGGTGACCGTGAGCCTAGTGACGGCATCGGTCATCATGATTTTTAGCCTCTATTAA
- the hpaD gene encoding 3,4-dihydroxyphenylacetate 2,3-dioxygenase, with translation MGKLCVAAKITHVPTMLMSEEPGRLHGCRKPAIDGHKQIAQMAKDLDVDTVVVLDTHWLVNAGYHINARDKFSGTYTSNEFPHFIQNLGYQYYGNPELGDKIAELATEKGVYTLSHQVDSLDLEYGTLVPMRYMNEDCQFKVVSIAAWCTVHDIQSSRRLGEAIREAIEASNSRVMLLASGSLSHRIWNNEDYEANNGTFTISKEFNRQVDLRVLELWAQRDYSTFLKMLPDYANLCSGEGGMHDTAMLFGALGWDKYEGESTVVTEYFPSSGTGQVNVVFEVTD, from the coding sequence ATGGGAAAACTCTGCGTTGCCGCCAAAATTACTCATGTACCAACTATGTTAATGTCCGAAGAACCTGGCCGTCTTCATGGTTGTCGAAAGCCTGCGATTGATGGCCACAAGCAGATCGCTCAGATGGCTAAGGATCTCGATGTTGATACTGTTGTCGTCTTAGATACGCACTGGCTGGTCAATGCGGGCTATCACATCAATGCGCGAGACAAGTTCTCTGGCACCTATACTAGTAACGAGTTTCCCCATTTTATTCAAAACCTAGGCTACCAATACTACGGAAACCCAGAACTGGGCGATAAAATCGCTGAGCTGGCGACAGAAAAAGGCGTGTATACCTTGTCGCATCAAGTAGATTCTCTGGATCTAGAGTATGGCACGTTGGTACCTATGCGTTATATGAACGAAGACTGTCAGTTCAAAGTTGTCTCAATTGCCGCTTGGTGTACGGTTCACGATATCCAATCGTCTAGAAGACTGGGAGAAGCGATTCGAGAAGCGATTGAAGCCAGTAATAGTCGCGTGATGTTGCTCGCTTCAGGGTCGCTATCGCATCGAATTTGGAATAATGAGGACTACGAAGCCAACAATGGCACCTTCACCATCTCAAAAGAGTTCAACCGACAGGTTGATTTAAGAGTGCTTGAACTGTGGGCACAGCGCGATTACTCGACCTTCCTTAAAATGCTGCCAGATTACGCCAACCTTTGCTCTGGGGAAGGTGGCATGCACGATACGGCTATGCTTTTTGGTGCACTCGGCTGGGATAAATATGAAGGCGAAAGTACCGTAGTCACAGAATACTTCCCGAGCTCCGGGACCGGACAAGTGAACGTTGTATTCGAAGTAACAGATTAA
- a CDS encoding NAD-dependent succinate-semialdehyde dehydrogenase: protein MQLTNPALFITEHCFIGGEWFASPTEKYTSVVNPSTQQPIGGVPNLGTVEAELSVEVAQAAFQGWKQTTAEHKSLVLRKWYELIVENTDDLARILTTEQGKPFAEAKGEIAYAASFVLWYSEEAKRAYGEIIPSHKADGKIVVTKEPIGVVAAITPWNFPAAMITRKCAPAFAAGCSVVLKPAPETPFTALALAKLAQQAGIPDGLFNVITGDAIEIGSVLTSSKKVRKVSFTGSTNVGRILMNQSASSIKKMALELGGNAPFIVFEDADVDAAVEGAMIAKFRNAGQTCVCANRLYVHDAVYEEFASKLTKRVLALKVGDGFEEGVTIGPLINEQAVAKVQAHVSDALEKGAVVQCGEFDSTNKQFVHPFVVTEVTDEMLIAEEETFGPLAPLFRFSSESEVIERANDTESGLAGYFYTKSLGKAWRVGDALEVGMVGINEGLISTAAAPFGGVKESGLGREGSRYGMDEFMEMKYLFMGGLD from the coding sequence ATGCAGTTAACTAACCCAGCGCTATTTATAACCGAGCACTGCTTTATAGGCGGAGAGTGGTTTGCGTCGCCAACTGAAAAATACACAAGTGTAGTGAACCCTTCGACTCAGCAGCCAATAGGTGGTGTACCGAATCTTGGCACGGTCGAAGCTGAATTATCCGTCGAAGTTGCCCAAGCGGCGTTTCAAGGATGGAAGCAAACGACAGCTGAACATAAGTCTTTGGTATTGAGGAAATGGTACGAGCTAATCGTTGAAAATACGGATGATTTAGCCCGTATCTTGACGACAGAGCAGGGAAAGCCGTTTGCTGAAGCGAAAGGGGAAATTGCTTACGCCGCAAGCTTTGTTCTTTGGTACAGCGAAGAAGCGAAACGTGCCTACGGAGAAATCATCCCTAGCCATAAAGCGGATGGCAAGATTGTTGTCACGAAAGAGCCAATAGGCGTGGTGGCGGCTATTACCCCTTGGAACTTTCCAGCAGCAATGATCACGCGCAAATGTGCTCCCGCTTTTGCAGCAGGCTGTTCCGTCGTACTAAAGCCAGCGCCTGAAACACCATTCACTGCGTTAGCGCTAGCGAAGTTGGCTCAGCAGGCGGGGATTCCTGATGGTTTGTTTAATGTAATTACCGGTGATGCGATCGAGATTGGTAGCGTGCTGACATCGAGCAAGAAGGTTCGTAAAGTGTCGTTTACTGGTTCTACCAACGTGGGGCGAATCCTCATGAATCAATCTGCATCTTCTATCAAGAAGATGGCACTTGAGCTTGGTGGAAATGCGCCATTTATTGTCTTTGAAGATGCAGACGTTGATGCGGCTGTTGAAGGTGCCATGATTGCTAAGTTTAGAAACGCCGGACAGACCTGTGTGTGCGCTAATCGACTGTACGTTCATGACGCGGTTTACGAGGAGTTTGCAAGTAAACTGACTAAAAGAGTGCTAGCACTAAAGGTCGGTGATGGCTTTGAAGAAGGCGTTACCATTGGTCCGCTAATCAATGAACAAGCAGTAGCAAAAGTGCAAGCTCACGTCAGTGATGCCCTTGAAAAAGGGGCGGTGGTTCAGTGTGGCGAGTTTGATTCCACGAATAAACAGTTTGTTCACCCGTTTGTTGTCACTGAGGTCACCGATGAGATGTTGATTGCCGAAGAAGAAACGTTTGGTCCATTGGCTCCATTATTTAGGTTCTCTAGTGAGTCAGAGGTTATCGAGCGAGCCAATGACACTGAATCAGGCCTTGCTGGTTATTTCTATACCAAATCACTAGGTAAGGCGTGGCGAGTCGGGGATGCACTAGAAGTTGGGATGGTAGGCATCAATGAAGGCTTGATATCGACGGCTGCTGCTCCGTTTGGTGGCGTTAAAGAGTCAGGCCTCGGCCGTGAAGGTTCACGATACGGGATGGATGAGTTTATGGAAATGAAGTACTTATTTATGGGTGGTTTAGACTAG
- the hpaA gene encoding 4-hydroxyphenylacetate catabolism regulatory protein HpaA encodes MEALTIPNLNIGKVYDSRYEESEFHVEKLDSLALFFGRNMPTHYHDRYYQIHCILEGNTHVLLDESHYSKHGVTLFFTPPTVPHSFVTDDHASGFVITASQTLVWRLLDIEIGRNDVASTAMQPFCTEIPEDHRLIQRFEQLIDEQSGADFMSDSACQAILQLLLIDVLRLANAQPTNTTYRSNDVHVFNQFSQLIEQNYKSHWTLPQYADELGLTTARLNDICRRVSGLASKRLVADRVMQEARRLLLLTAMSVQEVAYELGYQDPAYFARFFKKNSGETASGFREREQR; translated from the coding sequence ATGGAAGCACTAACGATACCGAATTTGAACATTGGGAAAGTCTACGACTCTCGTTACGAGGAGAGTGAATTTCACGTCGAAAAACTCGACAGTTTAGCGCTGTTTTTTGGTCGGAATATGCCAACACACTACCATGATCGCTACTATCAGATTCACTGTATTCTAGAAGGGAACACCCACGTATTGTTGGATGAATCCCATTATTCCAAACACGGCGTCACCCTATTCTTCACCCCTCCAACAGTACCGCACTCCTTCGTGACTGACGATCACGCCAGCGGCTTTGTAATTACGGCAAGCCAAACATTAGTGTGGCGACTGTTGGACATCGAGATTGGGCGCAATGATGTAGCTTCAACGGCGATGCAGCCATTTTGTACTGAGATCCCCGAAGACCACCGACTTATTCAACGCTTTGAGCAGTTGATTGATGAGCAAAGTGGCGCGGATTTCATGAGTGACTCTGCATGTCAGGCTATATTGCAATTGCTCCTAATTGATGTACTGCGGCTTGCTAATGCGCAGCCAACGAACACCACGTACCGCAGCAATGATGTCCATGTTTTCAATCAGTTTAGTCAGCTCATCGAGCAAAACTATAAGTCTCATTGGACCTTACCTCAGTACGCGGATGAATTAGGTTTAACTACCGCGAGGCTCAATGATATTTGTCGCCGAGTGAGTGGGCTTGCGTCTAAACGTCTAGTAGCAGACCGTGTCATGCAAGAAGCAAGACGCTTGCTGCTGCTTACCGCGATGTCGGTACAAGAAGTGGCGTATGAGCTGGGCTATCAAGATCCGGCGTATTTTGCGAGGTTCTTTAAGAAAAACTCTGGGGAAACCGCGTCTGGGTTTAGAGAAAGGGAGCAGCGATAG
- a CDS encoding p-hydroxyphenylacetate 3-hydroxylase oxygenase component produces the protein MMKRPNPLLEKLQTVLPTIASNAMQAEQDRTPPEENIRLLREIGFFRAFQPKAYGGLEISLPEFADCVAALAGACGGTAWGASLLATHSHQMAMFSKQAQEEFWGSDPEATASSSIAPFGKTEETEGGVIFNGDMRWSSGCDHADWAILGFNRFDEDGNKVYCFGVVPRHQYKIVDDWYAAGMKSSGTKTLELRDVFIPEHRIETAKGMMEGYSAGFDLYPDSDIFYTPYRPYFACGFAAISLGIAERMLEVYKEKQKNRVRAYTGANVGVATPALMRLAESTHQVAAARALLEKTWDDHKEHGERKEYPSAETLSFWRTNQAYAVKICIESVDRLFEASGGMAWFSDNEAQRLFRDSHMTGAHAYTDYDVCAQILGRSLMGLEPDPTMV, from the coding sequence ATGATGAAAAGACCTAATCCTCTACTCGAAAAACTTCAAACTGTTCTTCCAACTATTGCTAGCAATGCCATGCAAGCTGAACAGGACCGTACACCACCGGAAGAGAACATTCGCTTGTTACGAGAAATTGGCTTCTTTAGAGCGTTTCAGCCGAAAGCATACGGTGGCTTAGAGATCTCTCTTCCTGAATTTGCGGATTGTGTTGCCGCGCTAGCTGGCGCTTGTGGCGGCACCGCTTGGGGAGCGAGCTTGCTAGCAACGCATAGCCATCAAATGGCGATGTTCTCTAAACAGGCACAAGAAGAGTTTTGGGGATCCGACCCAGAAGCAACAGCAAGCAGCAGTATCGCGCCATTCGGTAAGACAGAAGAGACTGAAGGTGGTGTTATCTTTAATGGCGACATGCGTTGGAGTAGTGGCTGCGATCACGCTGACTGGGCAATCTTAGGATTCAATCGTTTCGATGAAGACGGCAACAAGGTTTACTGTTTTGGTGTCGTACCTCGCCATCAATACAAGATTGTCGATGATTGGTATGCGGCAGGAATGAAGTCCAGTGGTACTAAAACACTAGAACTTCGCGACGTCTTTATCCCTGAACACCGCATTGAGACTGCGAAAGGCATGATGGAAGGGTATTCTGCCGGCTTTGACTTGTATCCAGATAGCGATATTTTCTATACCCCATACCGTCCATATTTCGCTTGTGGCTTCGCTGCTATCAGTTTGGGTATCGCAGAGCGTATGTTGGAAGTCTATAAAGAGAAACAGAAGAACCGAGTCCGTGCCTATACAGGCGCGAATGTGGGAGTGGCAACACCCGCATTGATGCGTTTAGCTGAATCGACGCATCAGGTCGCTGCAGCTCGAGCACTATTAGAAAAGACTTGGGATGACCATAAAGAACATGGTGAGCGTAAAGAATACCCATCTGCCGAGACACTATCATTCTGGCGAACGAATCAAGCATACGCGGTTAAGATCTGTATCGAAAGCGTTGACCGTCTGTTCGAGGCTTCTGGTGGTATGGCATGGTTTAGCGATAATGAAGCGCAGCGTTTGTTCCGTGACTCTCATATGACTGGCGCACACGCCTACACGGACTACGATGTCTGTGCACAGATCTTAGGTCGCTCGCTAATGGGACTAGAACCAGACCCAACCATGGTATAG
- a CDS encoding glycoside hydrolase family 127 protein, with protein sequence MKKYTKFQSLKTGDAHLTNGFWAKRVDEYMSIIENLESALLEEENAARMLNFGIAAGEVDGKFYMNEWSDGDCYKFLEGCMNQYAVTQDERILTVVNKYIPWIEAAQEADGYIGTQTLLTDQERWTDTENHELYNMGHLFTMSCIHHEVTGDMRLLNVAIKAADYLWETFSPRDFELCHFGFNPSQIMGLVELHTLTGDNKYLELADIFTHMRGENPDIGGDCNQNRVPLREETQPIGHAVTGAYLYAGAVDVYAKTGEPALLEAVERIWNDLVKRRIYITGGVGPQYVGVSDRGDPIYESFASEYNLPHRVAYNETCANIAVAMWAKRMLQVTSNAEYGDWMETILFNAGISGSNLDMTRYFYANPLAHRACHHIEPTFGQYSHVPNERFFTFDCWCCPPQLLRTFTGMPKWVYSVAERAVSINLFAGAKLDTILPCGSPVTIDMETNYPWDQDVSIAIEDAPQGGVTLSYRIPAWCSGATVNGQVVEKGIHEITVSKGDKLAIHLPMSAQLYSANPMLEQANGMVAVKRGPVVYCLEGSDVETGYTVDDLAISVNTQFTEETIEDLPHGMVGLKANLVHRPQGETLYYPMTDDQEKQVSVRFIPYFAWANREEQDMSVWLPRA encoded by the coding sequence ATGAAGAAATACACGAAGTTTCAGTCTTTAAAGACGGGCGATGCGCATTTAACCAATGGATTTTGGGCTAAGCGTGTCGACGAATACATGAGCATCATTGAAAATCTCGAAAGCGCACTTTTGGAAGAAGAGAATGCAGCGAGAATGCTTAATTTTGGTATTGCGGCTGGTGAGGTTGACGGCAAGTTCTATATGAATGAATGGTCCGATGGAGACTGTTATAAATTCTTAGAAGGCTGCATGAACCAATACGCAGTCACACAAGATGAGCGTATTTTAACCGTTGTTAATAAATATATTCCTTGGATTGAGGCTGCACAAGAAGCTGATGGATATATTGGTACACAAACACTGCTAACCGACCAAGAACGTTGGACAGATACAGAAAACCATGAGCTTTATAATATGGGGCATCTATTTACGATGTCTTGCATCCATCATGAAGTGACCGGTGATATGCGACTATTGAATGTTGCGATTAAAGCTGCAGATTACTTGTGGGAAACCTTCTCACCACGTGACTTCGAATTGTGCCACTTTGGCTTTAACCCAAGCCAGATCATGGGCTTAGTTGAGCTACACACTCTAACAGGCGACAACAAGTACTTGGAGCTGGCGGATATCTTTACTCATATGCGCGGTGAAAATCCAGACATTGGTGGTGACTGTAATCAAAACCGCGTACCGCTGCGTGAAGAAACACAGCCAATTGGTCACGCTGTAACAGGCGCCTACTTATACGCAGGGGCCGTTGATGTTTATGCTAAAACCGGTGAGCCGGCGCTATTGGAAGCGGTTGAACGTATCTGGAACGACCTTGTTAAGCGCCGTATCTATATCACTGGTGGCGTCGGTCCTCAGTATGTAGGCGTGTCCGACCGTGGAGACCCAATCTATGAGTCTTTTGCGTCGGAGTACAACCTACCACACCGTGTTGCTTATAACGAAACGTGTGCCAACATTGCGGTTGCGATGTGGGCGAAGCGCATGCTGCAGGTCACTAGCAATGCGGAGTACGGTGACTGGATGGAGACCATCCTGTTCAATGCGGGTATCTCGGGCTCAAACCTGGATATGACCCGTTATTTCTATGCTAACCCACTAGCACACCGTGCATGTCACCATATTGAACCCACCTTTGGTCAATACTCGCATGTACCTAACGAGCGATTCTTCACATTTGATTGCTGGTGCTGCCCACCGCAACTACTGCGAACGTTCACTGGTATGCCTAAATGGGTCTACTCTGTGGCAGAGAGAGCCGTGTCTATTAACCTGTTTGCGGGTGCGAAACTGGACACCATTTTACCGTGCGGTTCGCCAGTCACTATCGATATGGAAACGAACTACCCATGGGACCAAGATGTTTCCATCGCTATTGAGGATGCGCCTCAAGGTGGCGTAACGCTTAGCTACCGTATTCCTGCATGGTGCAGTGGTGCGACAGTAAATGGTCAAGTGGTTGAGAAAGGGATACATGAAATCACAGTATCAAAAGGCGACAAGCTTGCCATCCATTTACCGATGTCTGCTCAGCTGTATTCTGCTAATCCAATGCTTGAGCAAGCCAACGGCATGGTGGCGGTGAAGCGTGGTCCAGTGGTGTATTGCCTTGAAGGGAGCGACGTAGAAACGGGTTACACCGTCGATGATCTAGCGATCTCAGTCAACACTCAGTTTACCGAAGAGACTATTGAAGACCTGCCTCATGGCATGGTTGGCCTCAAGGCTAACCTGGTCCATCGCCCGCAAGGCGAGACGCTGTATTACCCGATGACGGACGACCAAGAAAAGCAGGTCTCTGTGCGCTTTATTCCTTACTTTGCTTGGGCCAACCGAGAAGAGCAAGACATGAGCGTGTGGCTACCAAGAGCCTAG